From Parasphaerochaeta coccoides DSM 17374, a single genomic window includes:
- a CDS encoding NFACT RNA binding domain-containing protein — protein sequence MSLNWREIEKILSELELAGCRFGRMTQPTFSSVVFELYAPDRAMWRLFIEIGNQDARIHRLSSDARPKEDEKVRKMGKKLRFVQFFHAQLEGAIITAVKQQEGDRLVRISFRAGWGNGFLFIRLYSGAGANIIVTGEDLIIKDVLLRRPQRGEIPGKLFESPDFSIPSTSEAERFSVRDYPSSQDFNSFIEESHAGDAIQQDALDILRSRLEDQRDAALADIESSIRAMERRKAENEQHESLKHTADLLASHIYLIGKGAQWVTIKDWSREDGHEMTIALDPLASPSDNAQAYYDKYRRTKGAAEHAERELEQLERRRNETLDYYTDLLRVREEDRRDTKVRLSRALKKEPAKTPKEIETGIIRTSGGFTLIAGRNARENDALLRTAVKGNDWWMHTRDVPGGYVFIKNIQGKTIPLPVLLDAAQLSVYFSKVRTATHADVYYTQVKYLKRVKGGKLGLVIPTQEKTIHVKVDVSRVKELLQGGEADDIP from the coding sequence ATGTCCCTGAACTGGCGGGAAATTGAAAAGATCCTCTCGGAGCTTGAGCTCGCAGGCTGTCGGTTCGGCAGGATGACTCAACCGACCTTCTCGTCGGTCGTCTTTGAACTATACGCCCCGGACAGAGCCATGTGGCGGCTTTTCATTGAAATAGGGAACCAAGACGCCCGCATCCATAGGTTGAGTTCGGATGCACGCCCAAAGGAAGATGAAAAAGTACGGAAGATGGGCAAGAAATTGCGTTTCGTCCAGTTCTTTCATGCCCAGCTGGAGGGAGCCATCATAACCGCTGTCAAGCAACAGGAGGGAGACCGTCTCGTCCGCATCTCTTTCCGTGCCGGATGGGGAAACGGTTTTCTGTTCATCCGTCTGTACAGTGGCGCGGGAGCAAACATCATTGTCACAGGAGAAGACCTGATAATCAAGGATGTTTTGCTACGCAGGCCACAGCGAGGGGAGATTCCTGGAAAACTGTTTGAGTCTCCGGATTTCTCCATCCCTTCTACCAGTGAAGCAGAAAGGTTCAGTGTACGTGACTACCCTTCTTCTCAGGATTTCAACTCCTTCATTGAGGAAAGCCATGCCGGTGATGCCATCCAACAGGATGCGCTCGATATTCTCCGTTCCCGTCTGGAAGACCAGCGGGATGCCGCGCTTGCGGACATAGAATCATCCATACGCGCCATGGAGCGCAGGAAAGCGGAGAACGAACAACATGAATCCCTCAAGCATACCGCAGATCTGCTGGCGTCACACATCTATCTTATTGGAAAAGGCGCACAATGGGTGACGATCAAAGATTGGAGCAGGGAAGATGGACATGAGATGACCATAGCACTCGATCCGCTTGCCTCCCCTTCCGACAATGCGCAAGCATATTATGATAAATACCGACGGACAAAAGGTGCCGCGGAACATGCGGAGCGGGAACTTGAGCAGTTGGAACGCCGGAGGAATGAAACCCTTGATTATTATACCGACCTGCTCAGGGTGCGTGAGGAAGACCGCAGGGATACAAAGGTACGTTTGAGCCGTGCCCTGAAAAAAGAACCGGCAAAGACTCCAAAGGAAATCGAGACAGGCATCATCCGTACCAGCGGAGGCTTCACGTTGATTGCAGGACGAAATGCACGCGAAAATGATGCGCTGCTCCGCACTGCTGTCAAAGGCAATGACTGGTGGATGCACACCAGAGATGTCCCCGGAGGATATGTCTTCATAAAAAACATACAAGGAAAAACGATTCCTTTGCCGGTTCTACTGGATGCCGCCCAGCTTTCCGTGTATTTTTCTAAAGTACGGACAGCAACTCACGCCGATGTGTACTACACCCAGGTGAAATATTTGAAAAGAGTGAAAGGCGGGAAGCTGGGATTGGTCATCCCTACCCAGGAGAAGACTATACATGTAAAGGTGGATGTTTCACGAGTCAAGGAACTGTTGCAAGGAGGAGAGGCCGATGACATTCCATGA
- the amrB gene encoding AmmeMemoRadiSam system protein B, with protein sequence MTFHEAEHAGIFYPGDKTSQDLIFDVSANTDVQNTDVQDALSRISSLSSGFPSDFPAVVMVPQAAWTWTLADIHDALGSLSATPDFELIVLLAPLHAPVMEIHQPAFVFSHGAIGTRTAQGDIMFDIAARGILEARFPREFSLQNVYFTEEPGVEYLFPVLARKYPGVPVLPLLAGDADGQRVRAMAEMLRILNEARPRTLFIIAGNLSAEEHLSQALEHATVLQGAMENGEALLPLRAAGKISSVATPWIEAVRRIFGGRWRLLTVRQSDGPRFCHLPETAPDTSHSSVVWHAAEILTQGRDS encoded by the coding sequence ATGACATTCCATGAAGCGGAACATGCGGGAATATTCTATCCGGGGGATAAGACATCCCAGGATCTGATATTCGATGTCTCTGCCAATACGGACGTACAGAATACGGACGTGCAGGATGCCCTTTCCCGGATATCGAGCCTTTCATCGGGTTTTCCATCGGATTTCCCTGCCGTTGTCATGGTTCCTCAAGCTGCTTGGACATGGACGCTAGCCGATATTCATGACGCATTAGGAAGTCTGTCGGCAACACCGGATTTTGAGCTGATTGTCCTCCTTGCCCCGCTCCACGCTCCCGTCATGGAAATTCATCAACCAGCCTTTGTCTTCAGCCATGGCGCCATCGGAACCCGGACGGCACAGGGCGACATTATGTTTGATATTGCAGCGCGGGGTATCTTGGAAGCACGATTCCCCCGTGAGTTCTCACTCCAGAATGTGTACTTCACTGAAGAACCGGGAGTGGAATATCTCTTTCCGGTACTGGCCAGGAAATATCCCGGCGTTCCGGTACTTCCCTTGCTAGCCGGAGATGCCGATGGTCAACGGGTTCGCGCCATGGCGGAGATGCTCAGGATCCTCAATGAAGCACGTCCACGCACGCTTTTCATCATTGCAGGCAATCTCAGTGCCGAGGAACACCTGTCCCAAGCACTGGAACATGCCACTGTGCTTCAGGGAGCCATGGAAAATGGAGAAGCCTTGCTTCCGCTACGCGCCGCCGGAAAAATTTCCAGCGTAGCAACGCCATGGATTGAGGCTGTGCGCAGGATATTTGGCGGAAGATGGCGGTTGTTGACTGTGCGTCAGTCCGATGGGCCACGGTTCTGCCATCTGCCAGAAACAGCTCCCGACACATCTCATTCCTCCGTCGTGTGGCATGCGGCGGAAATTCTTACTCAAGGACGTGACTCATGA
- the miaA gene encoding tRNA (adenosine(37)-N6)-dimethylallyltransferase MiaA produces the protein MATETAYFSRIIFLFGPTGVGKTGLLPRLFRHGYGVINADSIQVYRHLDIGSAKPSRQLQSLVPHELLDVAEPWEQFSVGTFVRMADEAVIRIASKGDIPVLTGGTAYYFKHFLHGLSEAPPADSRIRNEIAGIKEEKGLAWCHQWLAEVDPVSAVRIHPSDTQRILRALEVWQSTGRPLSSFTVPDGPRHGMKPLIIGLERERDDLKERIAQRVKAMFEEGLEDEMRRLLMMGAVSSWPSMQGIGYREFFQAMRGGEMTHSGIATQIARNCHLYAKRQYTFFRSFADVTWMHPDDDTGIKHLVDVYLGI, from the coding sequence GTGGCAACTGAGACTGCGTATTTTTCCAGGATTATTTTTCTTTTTGGCCCCACGGGCGTAGGAAAGACGGGACTTCTGCCCCGTCTTTTTCGTCATGGATACGGGGTGATTAACGCTGATTCCATCCAAGTATACCGACATCTTGACATTGGTTCCGCCAAACCCTCCCGGCAGCTTCAATCCTTGGTTCCGCATGAATTGCTGGACGTAGCAGAGCCATGGGAACAGTTTTCTGTCGGAACCTTCGTCCGTATGGCGGATGAAGCAGTCATCCGCATAGCATCCAAGGGAGATATCCCCGTACTGACCGGAGGAACGGCGTATTACTTCAAACATTTCTTGCATGGCCTGAGCGAAGCGCCTCCTGCCGATTCCCGGATACGGAATGAAATAGCTGGCATCAAAGAAGAAAAAGGACTGGCATGGTGTCACCAGTGGCTTGCTGAAGTTGATCCTGTTAGTGCCGTGCGCATACATCCATCCGATACCCAGCGCATCCTGCGTGCCTTGGAGGTTTGGCAAAGCACTGGCCGGCCACTCTCATCCTTCACCGTGCCTGATGGCCCTCGGCATGGGATGAAGCCCTTGATCATCGGACTGGAAAGGGAACGTGATGATTTGAAGGAACGCATAGCCCAGCGGGTCAAGGCGATGTTCGAGGAAGGACTTGAGGATGAAATGCGCCGCTTGCTCATGATGGGTGCTGTTTCTTCCTGGCCGAGCATGCAAGGCATTGGGTATCGGGAATTTTTCCAGGCCATGCGTGGCGGGGAGATGACACATTCCGGTATAGCAACCCAGATTGCCAGAAATTGCCATCTCTATGCCAAACGACAGTACACGTTCTTCCGGAGCTTCGCTGATGTCACATGGATGCATCCTGATGATGACACAGGCATCAAGCATCTTGTGGACGTTTATCTGGGAATATAG
- the cmk gene encoding (d)CMP kinase, with amino-acid sequence MRIAISGKSGCGNTTVSTMVAERLGYPMINYTFRTMAKERGIDFWEFHRMAEKDDSIDRELDERQIALAMAQENCVLGSRLAIWMLEEADVKIYLTASVEERARRIFRREGGEPGKKLEETRERDAFDSARYARIYGIDNNDASRADMVIDTEGRTPEEVTDIIISYVSRGVTLGAHVHGRDCTKKNR; translated from the coding sequence ATGCGTATAGCTATTTCAGGGAAAAGCGGATGCGGGAACACGACAGTCTCGACCATGGTGGCCGAAAGATTGGGATACCCCATGATTAATTACACGTTCCGTACCATGGCCAAGGAAAGAGGCATCGACTTCTGGGAGTTCCACCGCATGGCGGAGAAAGACGACTCGATAGACAGGGAACTTGATGAGCGCCAGATTGCACTTGCCATGGCTCAGGAAAACTGTGTCCTCGGTTCCCGCCTTGCCATCTGGATGCTTGAGGAAGCTGATGTAAAGATTTATCTGACTGCCAGCGTGGAAGAAAGGGCACGCCGTATCTTCCGGAGGGAAGGCGGAGAGCCAGGAAAGAAACTGGAGGAGACTCGTGAGCGCGACGCTTTCGACAGTGCCCGTTATGCCCGTATCTATGGCATTGACAACAATGATGCCTCTCGTGCCGACATGGTGATTGACACAGAGGGCAGGACACCGGAAGAAGTTACTGACATCATCATTTCGTATGTCTCACGTGGTGTCACGCTTGGTGCGCATGTGCATGGGCGGGACTGTACAAAAAAGAACAGATAA
- a CDS encoding YicC/YloC family endoribonuclease, translated as MKSMTGYGFSELHEDDLHVSVEIKAYNNRFLDIVHNIPYFLAPFEQEIDAMVKDVSSRGRIEVTVRLRQSSEDLTLEVDKDAVARYADAFSAIAREAGTSFEPTLADFLEREGVLTATRDTDVEVWHPTLFAVLGKALEQFSRSKEREGEATRRDLERLGTRLTEGLETVETYAEEMERMIRASLTERFNEMLGEKGYDENRFLQEVAVMLVRYSINEEIVRLRTHLKEYRSLIASSQPVGKRLDFLCQEINREINTIGSKSQLVDVNLRVVDMKACLENIREQIRNIE; from the coding sequence ATGAAAAGTATGACAGGATATGGATTCTCCGAACTACATGAAGACGACCTTCATGTCTCGGTGGAGATTAAAGCATATAACAACAGATTCCTCGACATCGTGCATAACATCCCTTATTTCCTTGCTCCCTTCGAGCAGGAGATTGATGCCATGGTCAAGGATGTCTCAAGCCGTGGTCGTATAGAAGTGACCGTCCGGCTCCGGCAAAGCTCGGAGGATCTTACTCTTGAAGTGGACAAGGATGCGGTCGCCCGGTACGCTGACGCTTTCTCCGCCATAGCCCGTGAAGCGGGAACATCGTTTGAACCGACTTTGGCTGATTTTCTTGAAAGGGAAGGAGTACTGACTGCTACCCGTGACACTGACGTGGAAGTCTGGCATCCGACTCTCTTTGCCGTCCTGGGCAAAGCTCTCGAACAATTCTCGCGGAGCAAAGAAAGGGAAGGGGAAGCGACCCGCCGTGATTTGGAGCGTCTGGGGACAAGGCTGACCGAAGGACTGGAAACAGTAGAGACGTATGCCGAAGAAATGGAGAGGATGATTCGTGCCAGCCTGACCGAGCGTTTTAATGAAATGCTGGGAGAAAAAGGCTATGATGAGAACCGATTCCTCCAAGAAGTCGCCGTGATGCTTGTTCGCTATTCAATCAACGAAGAAATCGTCCGGTTGCGGACTCATTTGAAGGAATACAGGTCTTTGATTGCTTCTTCCCAACCGGTGGGAAAGCGTTTGGATTTCCTCTGTCAGGAGATTAACCGGGAAATCAACACCATCGGCAGTAAGAGTCAATTGGTTGATGTCAACCTGAGGGTCGTTGACATGAAGGCCTGTCTGGAAAACATTCGTGAACAGATTCGCAATATCGAATGA
- a CDS encoding glutamate ligase domain-containing protein encodes MKECGTVADLLAGKKVFCIGIKGTGMASLAIMMKNAGACVCGCDTAEVFMTDAILESHGLSSLKGFSADLLPSSIDIVVHSSAWTDENCPVLRRARSEVPSVWSYPGMLACLSRSTRMYAVAGTHGKTTTTGCAAWLLSLPSRRSFPFFSVFGSAVRVMGEDLPGKEPPLCGPWQGDECAVVEACEYKDHFLDYRVRGALVTSVDFDHPDFFPDHKAVEKTFRRFVLGIQPGGFLLCCTDDSGARALAAYARRHRPDLMVHGYGFASGGIFSLRDVLPHGNSSLSGGHEYRMKLFGDRVFSSRLHGRALVGDVVGGSLLAAFMVLDRPHPDLYLDEDALITDEVLPTVVGTLLRDAQRYPGCLGRTEEEFTSSDDIIFMDDYAHHPAEIRASLDSLRRKYPQRRLVVAFSPHTASRTRAFLDDFARELGKCDFLVIQGTYASARGDADRDNDGARMLCEKIASRKSGERSAGACLPVFAPDEGEAIKILAQWLMSGDLCITMGAGNNREMSRKVLLARGTGSLS; translated from the coding sequence GTGAAAGAATGTGGGACAGTGGCGGATTTGCTTGCGGGAAAGAAGGTTTTCTGCATTGGCATCAAGGGAACGGGAATGGCATCCCTCGCTATCATGATGAAAAACGCCGGAGCTTGTGTATGCGGATGCGATACGGCGGAAGTCTTCATGACCGATGCTATCCTTGAAAGTCATGGACTGAGTTCTCTGAAAGGGTTTTCTGCGGATTTACTTCCTTCCTCCATCGACATCGTAGTCCATTCTTCCGCCTGGACTGATGAAAACTGTCCTGTCCTCAGGCGTGCCCGGTCAGAAGTCCCCTCCGTCTGGTCATATCCTGGAATGCTTGCCTGCCTGTCACGTTCCACCCGGATGTATGCGGTCGCGGGAACCCATGGGAAAACGACTACGACTGGTTGTGCCGCATGGTTGCTTTCCCTTCCTTCACGCCGATCTTTTCCTTTTTTCTCAGTATTTGGATCGGCGGTTCGGGTGATGGGGGAAGACCTGCCTGGAAAAGAACCGCCTCTCTGTGGTCCATGGCAGGGTGATGAATGCGCTGTCGTCGAAGCCTGCGAATATAAGGATCATTTCCTGGATTACCGTGTGAGGGGTGCCTTGGTGACCTCAGTGGATTTTGACCATCCTGATTTTTTTCCTGACCATAAGGCGGTGGAGAAAACTTTCCGGCGGTTCGTGCTGGGCATTCAGCCCGGAGGATTCCTGCTCTGTTGTACTGACGATTCCGGAGCGCGGGCTCTTGCGGCCTATGCACGCCGTCACAGGCCGGATCTGATGGTTCATGGCTACGGCTTTGCTTCCGGAGGGATTTTTTCCTTGCGGGACGTACTTCCTCACGGCAATTCTTCTCTGTCCGGTGGACATGAATATCGGATGAAACTGTTCGGAGACAGGGTGTTTTCCTCCCGGCTCCATGGGCGTGCGCTGGTAGGGGATGTCGTGGGAGGCTCTTTGCTCGCCGCCTTCATGGTGCTGGATCGCCCTCATCCTGATCTCTACCTTGATGAAGATGCGCTCATCACTGATGAAGTCCTGCCGACAGTAGTAGGGACGCTTCTGCGGGATGCGCAAAGATATCCCGGATGTCTGGGACGGACAGAGGAAGAATTTACCAGCTCCGATGACATTATCTTCATGGATGACTACGCCCATCATCCTGCGGAGATACGTGCTTCCTTGGACAGTCTCAGGCGTAAATATCCACAGCGACGGCTTGTCGTTGCATTCAGCCCTCATACGGCAAGCCGTACCAGGGCATTCCTTGATGATTTCGCCCGCGAACTGGGAAAGTGTGATTTTCTGGTCATCCAGGGAACCTATGCGTCCGCACGGGGAGATGCTGACAGAGACAACGACGGTGCCAGGATGCTCTGCGAAAAGATTGCCTCCCGTAAGAGCGGAGAACGCTCTGCTGGAGCGTGTCTTCCTGTTTTTGCTCCGGATGAAGGAGAGGCCATTAAAATCCTGGCGCAGTGGTTGATGAGCGGCGACTTGTGTATTACCATGGGTGCCGGCAACAACAGGGAAATGTCACGGAAGGTTCTGCTTGCCCGCGGGACAGGGAGCTTATCATGA
- a CDS encoding Mur ligase family protein gives MNAPVRLSELLEFSSLAHTLVFLKDGRPFPLPDIEITSIRHDSRVCDQGSIYCAFRGLHEDGIDFMDNALEKGAAAVVTDRLPSRPHEGVPYIVVEAPRQAYALLCGSFFGNPASALKVIGVTGTDGKSTTIEYLWQLLRGQGVRAGLLSTVSWDDGSGLVSSPYRQSTPEAWELHSFLSSCRDHGLSIVILETTSHALSMEYDRLAGIAFSGAIYTTMTSEHLEFHGSLERYVDAKLNLARRLLPGSPLVIPHDNARKDDIMKAAPQAKPFITAVHHGKSSGCSRKEDGILNGTCISATVLGMEPEQLAFTFAINDKELTTLWRFPSPFPFLLSNALEAAAMAHSLIDIPLEAIIAQFEKLSPVRGRAIPVPNSLGVTVLIDFAHTADAFAHVMEEISRVHPKADITVVFGAAGERDTTKRAPMGAQAARWCSRIIITDEDPRNEGYEAIRKDIEAGIPDALKRRRTILRIADRKRAIREAVANLNRGDVLLLLGKGHETTIEYENGRKIPWDEMREAREALAVCAACREGSSL, from the coding sequence ATGAACGCGCCGGTCAGGTTATCAGAACTCCTTGAGTTTTCCTCCCTTGCCCATACCCTGGTCTTCCTGAAGGATGGCCGGCCGTTTCCTTTGCCCGACATTGAAATCACATCAATACGACATGACAGCCGGGTCTGCGACCAAGGAAGCATATATTGCGCTTTCCGCGGTCTGCATGAAGATGGAATTGACTTCATGGACAATGCCCTGGAGAAAGGGGCTGCGGCTGTTGTGACGGACAGACTTCCCTCTCGTCCACATGAGGGAGTCCCTTATATAGTGGTTGAGGCTCCACGGCAAGCGTATGCGTTGCTTTGCGGCTCATTCTTCGGCAATCCTGCCTCTGCCTTGAAAGTCATAGGAGTCACGGGTACTGACGGAAAAAGTACGACAATCGAATATCTGTGGCAGTTACTCCGTGGACAAGGAGTACGTGCGGGACTTCTCAGTACCGTTTCATGGGATGATGGCAGCGGATTGGTTTCTTCGCCATACCGACAGAGTACCCCGGAAGCATGGGAACTCCATTCTTTCCTTTCTTCCTGCCGTGACCACGGACTTTCCATTGTCATCCTGGAAACCACCAGCCATGCGTTGAGCATGGAATATGACCGGCTGGCGGGCATTGCTTTCAGCGGAGCCATCTACACGACAATGACAAGCGAACACTTGGAATTTCATGGTTCCCTCGAACGCTATGTAGACGCGAAGCTGAACCTTGCCCGACGCCTGTTGCCGGGCTCTCCTCTGGTCATCCCCCATGACAATGCGCGCAAAGACGACATTATGAAGGCAGCTCCTCAAGCCAAGCCATTCATCACTGCCGTTCACCACGGGAAATCATCAGGATGTTCCCGGAAAGAAGACGGCATCCTCAACGGAACCTGTATTTCCGCCACTGTCCTCGGCATGGAGCCGGAGCAACTCGCTTTCACCTTTGCCATCAACGACAAAGAATTGACGACACTGTGGAGATTTCCCTCTCCATTTCCTTTTCTGCTATCCAATGCTTTGGAAGCGGCGGCGATGGCTCATTCCTTGATTGATATTCCACTGGAAGCCATCATTGCGCAGTTCGAGAAACTTTCCCCTGTCCGTGGCAGGGCAATTCCCGTCCCTAATTCCCTGGGCGTGACCGTGCTGATAGACTTTGCCCATACTGCTGACGCCTTTGCCCATGTGATGGAGGAAATCTCTCGTGTGCATCCTAAAGCGGACATCACGGTGGTATTCGGAGCCGCCGGGGAGCGGGACACCACGAAAAGAGCTCCCATGGGCGCACAGGCCGCCAGGTGGTGCAGCAGAATCATCATCACTGATGAGGACCCCCGGAATGAAGGATATGAGGCAATCCGCAAGGACATCGAGGCTGGCATACCGGATGCGTTGAAAAGACGCAGGACGATACTGCGCATAGCGGACAGGAAACGGGCCATACGGGAAGCAGTGGCAAATCTGAACAGAGGTGATGTGCTTCTTCTGCTGGGCAAGGGACATGAGACCACGATAGAATATGAGAACGGGAGGAAAATCCCTTGGGATGAAATGCGCGAGGCACGGGAAGCTCTGGCAGTCTGTGCCGCATGCAGGGAAGGCAGCTCACTATGA
- a CDS encoding D-alanine--D-alanine ligase — MKNVAVLSGGRSPEHDVSRMSAENICKELVAAGYGVLPIVITRNGRWFLQDVHESVAVIRQEAERGVSIHPGDGLWMNGEKLAVDIVFPVTHGTEGEDGRLQALLELAHLPYAGSGTVASMMGMYKNLAKDVARILGIPVTPSILLSPDDIAWLGNDEDAPFPRLFTSFDISPDSTGTARADLFLGVLQEKLGKSLLVKPEASGSSVGVTALPQPGAEIFLDAVFMAYIPGERVLVETFIPDVMELECALLEAEDEIVTAGPGLVRKPAGEESILSYDIKYSVHRHATMEYPPPIAREEAEMIATYARSLFSALGCTGYARVDFFIDPSGKPDARIFFNEINTLPGLTDTSHWPFLMKCKGLEWPQMLLEILSRGFEAYSLRHHESDR, encoded by the coding sequence ATGAAAAACGTAGCAGTACTTTCCGGAGGCCGTTCTCCGGAACATGATGTCTCACGGATGTCAGCGGAAAATATCTGCAAGGAACTTGTCGCGGCGGGATATGGAGTCCTGCCGATTGTCATTACCCGAAATGGCCGCTGGTTCCTCCAGGATGTTCATGAGTCCGTAGCGGTCATACGGCAAGAAGCGGAACGTGGCGTTTCCATCCATCCGGGCGACGGCTTGTGGATGAATGGAGAAAAACTCGCCGTGGACATAGTATTCCCGGTGACCCATGGTACGGAAGGAGAGGACGGTAGGCTCCAGGCATTGCTTGAACTGGCTCACCTTCCCTATGCAGGTTCGGGAACGGTCGCCAGCATGATGGGCATGTACAAGAATCTGGCAAAGGATGTCGCCCGGATCCTGGGCATCCCTGTGACTCCTTCCATCCTCCTGTCTCCCGACGACATTGCATGGCTGGGCAATGATGAAGACGCACCCTTCCCTCGCCTTTTCACAAGCTTTGACATTTCTCCCGATAGTACTGGCACAGCACGGGCGGACTTGTTCCTCGGCGTCCTGCAAGAAAAGCTGGGTAAGAGTCTTCTTGTCAAGCCTGAAGCAAGCGGTTCCTCGGTAGGCGTGACCGCTCTGCCCCAGCCTGGCGCGGAAATCTTCCTGGATGCCGTCTTTATGGCGTATATCCCTGGTGAACGGGTACTGGTGGAAACTTTCATCCCTGATGTGATGGAGCTGGAATGTGCGCTCCTTGAGGCAGAGGATGAGATTGTCACGGCGGGTCCCGGCTTGGTGCGTAAGCCTGCCGGTGAAGAAAGTATACTGTCCTATGACATAAAATACAGTGTCCACAGGCATGCCACCATGGAATATCCTCCACCCATTGCGCGGGAGGAAGCGGAAATGATTGCTACATACGCACGTTCCTTGTTTTCTGCCTTGGGCTGTACGGGTTATGCACGGGTCGATTTTTTCATTGACCCGTCAGGAAAGCCGGATGCACGGATTTTTTTCAATGAAATCAATACCCTTCCCGGACTCACCGATACGAGCCATTGGCCTTTTTTGATGAAATGCAAAGGATTGGAATGGCCGCAGATGCTTTTAGAAATACTCAGCCGTGGCTTTGAAGCCTACTCCTTGCGTCATCATGAGTCAGACAGATGA
- the dinB gene encoding DNA polymerase IV, whose translation MNTKAGMAEGNHTTVHEPVFFHMDIDAFFASVEQLDNPSLRGKPIIVGGTGPRSVASTCSYEARVYGVHSAMPMAQALRLCPHAIVRPSNMKRYTEVSRIVMGICRNYSPDVQQISVDEAFLDMTGTRKLMGIPREAAARLKKEIHDITGLTVSVGIGPSRFIAKMASDYDKPDGLCRVSPGKEILFIDAVGLGKLWGVGTKTRESLIRHHITDTVTLRACELSHLVKLFGAAQGEFLYNICRGIDSGIFSHDSKSHSISSEMTFAADVTDTDILHHYLLQMSHEVMFRALDEHVMARTVSIKLRSPDFVTVSAQKTPDEPLYSAEQVFALACELLAKKHRSFSPVRLIGVGLGQVYPGDVPQQEELFDSGYKKKRKLEQAVLGINRKKGGSVIKASLLETPDG comes from the coding sequence ATGAATACGAAGGCAGGGATGGCGGAAGGCAACCACACGACCGTCCATGAGCCAGTCTTCTTCCACATGGACATTGATGCGTTCTTTGCATCGGTCGAACAGCTGGACAATCCTTCTCTCCGAGGGAAGCCGATCATTGTAGGAGGTACAGGTCCGAGGAGCGTCGCATCCACCTGTTCTTACGAGGCACGGGTCTATGGCGTGCATTCCGCCATGCCCATGGCTCAAGCCTTACGATTGTGTCCCCATGCAATCGTCCGTCCCTCGAACATGAAAAGATACACCGAAGTCAGTAGAATCGTCATGGGCATCTGCCGCAACTACAGCCCTGATGTCCAACAGATTTCCGTGGATGAAGCTTTCCTTGACATGACGGGTACAAGGAAGCTGATGGGGATTCCCCGTGAAGCCGCCGCTCGTTTGAAAAAAGAAATCCACGATATCACCGGGCTGACGGTCTCCGTGGGCATAGGGCCTTCCCGTTTTATTGCAAAGATGGCAAGTGACTACGACAAGCCGGATGGACTCTGCCGTGTATCACCGGGAAAGGAGATTCTTTTCATTGATGCCGTAGGGCTGGGCAAGCTGTGGGGAGTCGGAACGAAGACAAGGGAAAGCCTGATACGACACCACATCACTGACACTGTGACTCTCCGTGCCTGTGAGTTATCCCATCTGGTGAAACTTTTCGGCGCGGCGCAGGGAGAATTCCTTTACAACATATGCAGGGGCATCGATTCGGGAATTTTCTCACATGATTCAAAATCACATTCAATCAGTAGCGAGATGACCTTTGCCGCCGATGTGACTGACACGGACATACTGCATCATTATCTTTTGCAGATGAGCCATGAAGTCATGTTCCGTGCTTTGGACGAACATGTGATGGCGCGTACCGTATCCATCAAGCTGCGTTCTCCGGATTTTGTTACGGTCTCGGCGCAGAAAACTCCCGACGAGCCTCTCTACAGTGCGGAACAGGTCTTTGCTCTTGCCTGTGAGCTTCTTGCCAAAAAACACCGTTCTTTCTCTCCCGTGCGACTCATTGGGGTCGGGTTGGGACAGGTATATCCCGGAGATGTTCCACAGCAGGAAGAACTTTTTGATTCGGGCTACAAGAAAAAAAGAAAGCTCGAACAGGCGGTATTGGGCATCAACCGCAAAAAGGGCGGGTCTGTCATCAAGGCGTCGCTCCTTGAAACCCCTGATGGTTAA